A single Desulfovibrio gilichinskyi DNA region contains:
- a CDS encoding CBS domain-containing protein encodes MLTAKDIMTSGALTLSPDSEVSVAAKLLLEKHLNGVPVVDSEGALVGVICQSDLVAQQKSISVPSFFTILDGFISLSSSDDFEKEITKISATKVKQAMTPNPVTITPETSIEKIADLMVGKKLYTLPVVENGKLIGVIGKEDVLKVLIKS; translated from the coding sequence ATGCTAACTGCTAAAGACATTATGACATCCGGAGCTCTTACACTCTCACCGGATTCCGAAGTATCCGTCGCTGCAAAGCTGTTGCTTGAAAAACATCTGAACGGTGTCCCTGTTGTTGATTCAGAGGGTGCTCTTGTCGGTGTAATCTGCCAAAGCGATTTGGTTGCGCAGCAGAAAAGTATTTCTGTTCCTTCATTTTTCACAATACTTGACGGTTTTATTTCGCTGTCATCAAGTGATGATTTTGAAAAAGAAATAACTAAAATTTCAGCTACTAAGGTTAAACAGGCCATGACTCCTAATCCTGTAACCATAACACCTGAAACAAGCATTGAAAAAATTGCCGATCTGATGGTTGGAAAAAAACTTTACACTTTACCTGTTGTAGAAAACGGGAAGCTTATAGGTGTTATCGGCAAAGAAGATGTGCTAAAGGTGCTGATTAAATCCTAA
- a CDS encoding MBL fold metallo-hydrolase, producing MAKLNVDGATIEDTTKISILCDNHTTKDSLGKEWGLSMALNMPHGALWLWDCGASSLFLQNAVEMNVDINKAKGIALSHGHWDHTAGMDALMETDFMGPVYAHPNFAAKRYALWEDDKVKEASFPCEYPGTIIVRDHTELDTGLFMITEIPRIAGLFEATSGLFIDPEMNITDHVPDDSFLLLMTKSGPVVVLGCCHSGLANSLYHLRDLTGLKSVHAIIGGLHLFEADVNEFESTAKVIEEFNPKMIAAGHCTGDKGYEFLKDRLSCSVLPMGSGAVFEF from the coding sequence ATGGCCAAGCTCAATGTAGACGGTGCAACTATTGAGGACACAACTAAGATTTCAATCTTGTGCGATAATCATACTACAAAGGATTCTTTAGGCAAAGAATGGGGCCTTTCTATGGCCCTTAATATGCCTCATGGGGCTCTTTGGCTATGGGATTGCGGCGCAAGCTCGCTTTTCCTGCAAAATGCGGTAGAGATGAATGTTGACATAAATAAAGCTAAAGGGATCGCCCTTAGCCATGGACACTGGGACCATACCGCAGGCATGGATGCTCTTATGGAAACAGATTTTATGGGGCCGGTTTATGCTCACCCGAATTTTGCGGCCAAGCGTTACGCTCTCTGGGAAGACGATAAAGTTAAAGAAGCTTCATTCCCGTGTGAATATCCCGGCACAATAATCGTGCGTGATCATACTGAGCTGGATACGGGCTTGTTCATGATCACTGAAATTCCACGCATTGCAGGTCTTTTTGAAGCAACAAGTGGCCTTTTTATTGATCCGGAAATGAACATTACAGATCATGTCCCGGATGATTCATTTTTACTTTTGATGACGAAGTCCGGTCCGGTTGTTGTTTTAGGCTGCTGTCACAGCGGACTTGCAAACAGTTTGTATCATCTGCGTGATTTGACCGGTCTTAAATCAGTTCATGCTATTATCGGCGGACTTCATCTTTTTGAAGCTGATGTTAATGAATTTGAAAGCACAGCCAAAGTAATTGAAGAGTTTAATCCTAAGATGATTGCTGCCGGTCATTGCACCGGTGATAAGGGTTATGAGTTCTTGAAAGACAGACTCTCATGCTCTGTTCTGCCAATGGGGTCTGGAGCTGTATTTGAATTTTAA
- a CDS encoding pyridoxine 5'-phosphate synthase: MPLLCVNVDHVATIRQARLGTEPDPIVAAAMCEQAGATGIIMHLREDRRHIQDRDINLIAQTIQTKFNFEMAATEEMQAFALKIIPATVCLVPEKRAELTTEGGLNCVGHEDKLIKYLAPIHEAGIRSSLFIDADPAQIKAAHQIGSEYVEIHTGHFADAKTRPEQKKELKKIIDGIKRSQNLGLKVNLGHGLNYTNILDFANVPGICEYSIGHSIMARAIFLGIDRAVKDMVEIIRTFVD; the protein is encoded by the coding sequence ATGCCATTATTATGCGTCAATGTTGATCATGTTGCAACAATAAGACAAGCCCGTTTAGGCACAGAACCGGATCCGATAGTTGCCGCGGCAATGTGTGAACAAGCCGGAGCTACCGGAATTATTATGCATTTACGTGAAGACAGAAGACATATTCAAGATAGAGATATTAATCTTATTGCACAGACTATCCAGACAAAATTTAATTTTGAAATGGCTGCAACTGAAGAAATGCAAGCCTTCGCTCTTAAAATTATACCTGCCACAGTGTGCCTTGTTCCGGAAAAAAGAGCAGAGCTTACAACAGAAGGCGGTCTTAATTGCGTGGGACATGAAGATAAACTGATAAAATATCTTGCGCCTATCCATGAAGCAGGAATCAGGTCGAGCCTTTTTATTGATGCGGATCCAGCTCAGATTAAAGCGGCGCACCAGATCGGTTCTGAATATGTTGAAATTCACACCGGCCATTTTGCTGACGCTAAAACAAGACCTGAACAAAAAAAAGAGCTGAAAAAAATAATCGACGGTATTAAAAGAAGTCAGAATCTGGGATTGAAAGTTAACCTCGGTCACGGCCTTAATTATACCAATATTTTGGATTTTGCTAATGTTCCCGGGATTTGCGAATACTCTATCGGGCATTCAATTATGGCCCGCGCAATTTTCCTCGGAATAGATCGCGCAGTAAAAGATATGGTTGAAATTATCAGAACCTTTGTGGATTAA
- a CDS encoding aspartate kinase: MNIVVQKFGGTSVRNLECMKQVLEKVMVPYEQGNKVIVVLSAMSGETNRLIALAKEWSKTPDLAEMDSLVSTGEQVSTALFTMLLKDKGIKARSLLGFQMPIKTNTAHSRARILDMGSDEIFSLLDKYDILVVAGFQGCTEEKRITTLGRGGSDTSAVAMAAAVNADVCEIYTDVPGVFTTDPNICSQARKLDTVSYDEMLEMASMGAKVLQIRSVEFAKKYNVKVHVRSTFSDEIGTFVTQEDKDMESVMVSGIAYDKDQARVTLAKVLDKPGVSATLFTPLAENGVLVDMIVQNPSRDGRTDMTFTIPRADLEITLEILDRIKDEMGAQEILYDQNVCKVSVIGVGMRNHSGVASKAFQALRDENINIMMISTSEIKITCLIEEKYTELAIRTLHNTFGLDKSGSVENML; this comes from the coding sequence ATGAACATAGTAGTACAGAAATTCGGAGGAACCTCAGTCAGGAACCTCGAATGTATGAAGCAGGTACTCGAAAAAGTAATGGTACCTTACGAGCAAGGCAACAAAGTCATTGTAGTATTATCCGCAATGTCCGGCGAAACCAATAGACTGATTGCTCTTGCAAAAGAATGGTCAAAAACTCCGGATCTTGCTGAGATGGATTCTCTTGTTTCAACCGGAGAACAAGTTTCAACAGCTTTGTTTACAATGCTCCTTAAAGATAAGGGTATTAAAGCCCGCTCTCTTTTAGGTTTTCAGATGCCCATTAAAACAAATACAGCTCATTCCCGCGCACGAATTTTAGACATGGGCAGCGATGAGATTTTCAGTCTGTTAGATAAGTACGATATTTTAGTCGTCGCCGGATTTCAGGGATGTACGGAAGAAAAACGTATTACAACCCTGGGGCGCGGCGGTTCAGATACATCCGCAGTTGCTATGGCTGCAGCTGTTAACGCTGATGTTTGTGAAATTTACACAGACGTCCCCGGAGTTTTTACAACCGATCCTAACATCTGTAGCCAAGCACGAAAACTTGATACTGTTTCCTATGATGAGATGCTGGAAATGGCCAGCATGGGAGCAAAAGTTCTACAGATACGTTCAGTTGAATTTGCAAAAAAATATAATGTAAAAGTCCATGTTCGCTCAACTTTCAGCGATGAAATAGGGACATTTGTTACTCAGGAGGATAAAGATATGGAATCGGTTATGGTTTCCGGCATTGCATATGACAAAGATCAGGCACGCGTTACTCTTGCAAAAGTTCTCGATAAGCCGGGTGTATCCGCAACTCTCTTTACTCCTCTGGCTGAGAACGGCGTTCTTGTTGATATGATTGTTCAGAATCCCAGCCGTGACGGTCGCACTGATATGACTTTCACAATTCCAAGAGCCGACCTTGAAATTACTCTTGAAATTCTAGATAGAATTAAAGACGAAATGGGTGCTCAGGAAATTCTTTATGATCAGAATGTCTGTAAAGTTTCAGTTATCGGTGTTGGAATGCGTAATCACTCAGGTGTCGCATCTAAAGCATTTCAGGCACTTCGGGATGAAAATATCAATATCATGATGATCAGCACCTCTGAAATTAAAATTACCTGCCTCATTGAGGAAAAATACACTGAACTTGCCATCAGAACGCTCCACAACACGTTCGGGCTTGATAAAAGCGGGTCCGTCGAAAATATGCTGTAA
- the tsaE gene encoding tRNA (adenosine(37)-N6)-threonylcarbamoyltransferase complex ATPase subunit type 1 TsaE yields MTKKKLIINLPDVEATLRLGSTLADFFQKKNEFIPIFLSGDLGAGKTTFVRAFVESLPGAENAEVSSPSFNILNIYPTKPQIEHFDLYRLEGQCPDDEFFDLLNNKKTLTVVEWIQYLNIEFWPDNALLFTWKTTSTGRKIELTFHGFATLLFEEIATLLESF; encoded by the coding sequence ATGACAAAGAAAAAGTTGATAATAAACCTGCCGGACGTGGAGGCAACGTTAAGACTTGGCTCCACTCTGGCGGATTTCTTCCAAAAAAAAAATGAATTCATTCCAATTTTTCTTAGCGGAGATCTTGGAGCAGGAAAAACAACATTTGTCAGAGCATTTGTAGAATCGCTTCCCGGTGCGGAAAACGCAGAAGTTAGCAGTCCAAGTTTCAATATTCTTAATATTTACCCCACAAAACCGCAAATTGAGCATTTTGACCTGTATAGACTTGAAGGCCAATGCCCTGATGATGAGTTTTTTGATTTATTGAACAACAAAAAAACTTTGACAGTTGTAGAGTGGATTCAGTATCTCAATATTGAATTTTGGCCTGATAACGCACTACTCTTCACTTGGAAAACTACCTCAACCGGTAGAAAAATCGAATTGACCTTTCATGGCTTTGCGACCCTCCTCTTCGAAGAGATTGCCACACTTCTAGAGTCTTTTTAA
- the cimA gene encoding citramalate synthase has translation MKTIKIYDTTLRDGTQSEEINLSVQDKIRITKKLDELGVHYVEGGWPGSNSTDKEFFEEIKNYHLENSKVSAFGSTHNTRLQPENDPNLAALVECGAKVVTLFGKTWDFHATDALGVSLDRNLELISNSIGFMRKHVEELFFDAEHFFDGFKANPDFSLACLKAAHDAGADVLVLCDTNGGSLPEEVAEACKTVLSNIPGSKVGIHTHNDCELAVANSLAAVKSGAIQIQGTMNGYGERCGNANLCSIIPNLELKMGYNTIGKENLSMLKSISNYITEIANLRPFLRQPYVGAAAFAHKGGVHVSAVMKDSKSYEHIDPILVGNDRRVLLSDLSGKSNIIYKAHQFGYDLQKDDPAVKTILADIKERESIGFEYSAAEASFELLFFKAMGWSKRYFEFINFFVVDAKRKEDTEPFSEATVIVKVHGQENHTAASGDGPVNALDKALRKALEPFYPSLKNVRLMDFKVRVLNGAIRDSSGTSSNVRLLIESTDGKTQWTTMGVSNNIIEASWQALVDSINYKLFKDDPQKWPSSM, from the coding sequence ATGAAAACAATAAAAATATATGACACTACTCTGCGCGATGGAACTCAAAGCGAAGAAATAAACTTATCTGTGCAAGATAAGATACGCATTACTAAAAAGCTTGATGAGCTTGGCGTACATTATGTTGAAGGCGGATGGCCTGGATCAAATTCCACGGATAAGGAATTTTTCGAAGAAATTAAGAATTACCATTTAGAAAATTCCAAAGTTTCAGCTTTTGGATCAACTCATAACACACGGCTTCAGCCGGAAAATGATCCGAACCTCGCTGCTCTTGTTGAGTGCGGGGCTAAAGTTGTAACTCTTTTCGGAAAGACTTGGGATTTTCACGCTACGGATGCCTTAGGTGTCAGCTTAGATCGAAATCTTGAACTGATCAGCAACAGTATCGGCTTCATGCGTAAGCATGTTGAAGAGCTGTTCTTTGATGCGGAACATTTTTTTGATGGATTTAAAGCTAATCCTGATTTTTCATTGGCATGTCTTAAAGCTGCCCATGATGCCGGAGCGGATGTACTTGTTTTATGTGACACTAACGGCGGAAGTCTGCCGGAAGAAGTTGCAGAAGCTTGTAAAACAGTTCTTTCGAATATTCCAGGTTCAAAAGTCGGGATTCATACTCATAACGACTGTGAACTTGCTGTTGCAAATTCACTTGCTGCAGTTAAAAGCGGTGCAATCCAAATTCAAGGAACAATGAACGGATATGGCGAACGGTGCGGAAACGCCAACCTTTGTTCTATCATTCCCAACCTTGAACTGAAAATGGGTTATAACACTATCGGTAAAGAAAATTTGAGTATGCTGAAAAGTATTTCAAATTACATTACTGAAATAGCGAATCTTCGTCCGTTTCTCAGGCAGCCTTACGTCGGCGCGGCTGCTTTTGCGCACAAAGGCGGTGTTCACGTCAGCGCAGTTATGAAAGATTCGAAAAGCTACGAACATATTGATCCGATACTTGTCGGAAATGATAGACGTGTTTTACTTTCCGACCTTTCAGGTAAGAGCAATATTATCTATAAAGCTCACCAGTTCGGGTATGATCTGCAAAAAGATGATCCTGCGGTTAAAACTATTCTTGCAGACATTAAAGAACGCGAAAGTATCGGGTTTGAATATTCCGCAGCGGAAGCTTCTTTTGAATTGCTGTTCTTTAAAGCTATGGGCTGGTCCAAACGGTACTTTGAATTTATCAACTTTTTTGTAGTTGATGCAAAGCGTAAAGAAGACACTGAGCCTTTTTCTGAAGCGACTGTTATTGTTAAGGTTCATGGACAGGAAAACCATACGGCAGCTTCCGGAGACGGCCCGGTAAACGCGCTTGATAAAGCTTTGCGTAAAGCTCTTGAGCCGTTTTATCCAAGTCTTAAAAATGTTCGCCTTATGGATTTTAAAGTTAGAGTTTTGAATGGTGCAATCAGGGATTCAAGCGGAACAAGTTCAAATGTTCGCCTACTCATCGAATCTACTGACGGAAAAACTCAGTGGACAACAATGGGAGTCAGCAATAATATTATTGAAGCCAGCTGGCAGGCACTAGTTGATTCCATCAACTACAAATTATTCAAGGATGATCCACAAAAATGGCCAAGCTCAATGTAG
- a CDS encoding NAD(P)H-hydrate dehydratase, protein MFSPLPTPVEMSGWDKAAIHDTGIRGEILMENAGREAVSTLLSEFGSVKNKSILIISGSGNNGGDGFVMGRQLADLGAEVLILHTAPKNKYKGDALYHLKLAIKSGVQLKHFRAVDKINLHESDIIIDCLLGTGFNNELRPFATKIVEAVNKVRKHSFIFAIDVPSGLNSLSGKAQPVAVIAHTTVTFEAAKVGLILPEAKQFTGKLIVKKIGIPNKVKNDHPVSHYLINDSIYDHLPPLTPTMHKGTSGHVLIIGGAIGLTGALQLAGLAALRAGAGLVTLACPAGLASQVKAYMPELMTMGLGSGDHWNDQAVEDLIPLLGNYSAIAIGPGLGRTEGAMNIVEAMISAGHPPAVFDADALYALSRRSHLLISIAENSIFTPHPGEMGRLINKSIAEIESARIETAHKYAVSKKVILVLKGAGTIIGCPDGKTMISPISAPNLAAAGSGDILSGITVALLARGIPAMQTACLGVYLHGKCGLYINRNFPHRGNIASEIANSLPQVLKEELC, encoded by the coding sequence ATGTTTTCTCCGCTTCCAACACCTGTTGAAATGTCTGGATGGGATAAGGCCGCAATTCACGATACAGGTATCCGTGGTGAAATTCTTATGGAGAATGCCGGACGTGAAGCTGTTTCTACCCTTCTAAGCGAATTCGGTTCGGTTAAAAACAAGTCTATCCTCATCATCTCAGGCTCCGGAAACAATGGAGGAGACGGCTTTGTCATGGGCAGACAATTGGCGGACCTCGGTGCAGAAGTACTTATCCTGCATACTGCGCCTAAAAATAAGTATAAAGGTGACGCTTTATACCATCTTAAACTAGCTATAAAATCAGGCGTTCAGCTCAAACATTTCCGCGCTGTCGATAAAATTAATCTTCATGAATCTGATATTATTATTGATTGCTTGCTTGGAACAGGCTTTAATAATGAACTACGCCCTTTTGCCACAAAAATTGTTGAAGCTGTAAACAAAGTAAGAAAGCATTCATTTATTTTTGCTATCGATGTCCCTTCAGGGCTCAACTCTCTTAGCGGAAAAGCTCAGCCGGTAGCTGTCATTGCTCACACTACCGTGACATTTGAAGCCGCAAAAGTAGGACTTATTCTTCCTGAAGCTAAACAGTTTACAGGGAAATTAATTGTCAAAAAAATTGGCATCCCAAATAAGGTTAAAAATGATCATCCTGTAAGCCATTATTTGATTAATGACAGCATTTACGACCACCTACCACCCCTTACGCCGACCATGCATAAAGGAACTTCCGGGCATGTTTTAATAATCGGAGGGGCCATCGGACTTACCGGGGCACTGCAACTTGCCGGACTTGCTGCCTTAAGAGCCGGAGCAGGTTTAGTCACTCTCGCATGTCCTGCCGGTCTTGCTTCCCAAGTGAAAGCATATATGCCGGAACTTATGACTATGGGGCTTGGCTCCGGTGATCATTGGAATGATCAGGCTGTTGAAGATCTTATTCCCTTGCTCGGTAATTATTCCGCCATTGCTATAGGCCCGGGTCTGGGAAGAACTGAAGGAGCAATGAATATCGTTGAAGCAATGATTTCTGCAGGGCACCCTCCTGCCGTTTTTGATGCAGACGCGCTTTATGCCCTGTCCCGAAGGTCGCATCTATTGATTTCAATTGCAGAAAATTCTATTTTCACTCCTCACCCCGGAGAAATGGGCCGTTTAATTAATAAAAGTATAGCTGAAATTGAATCCGCGCGCATTGAGACAGCCCATAAATACGCAGTTTCCAAAAAAGTTATACTTGTCCTTAAGGGTGCTGGAACAATTATAGGCTGTCCGGACGGTAAAACGATGATATCTCCTATTTCCGCTCCGAATCTCGCAGCAGCCGGGTCGGGAGATATCCTATCAGGAATTACCGTGGCATTACTTGCCAGAGGTATTCCGGCTATGCAAACTGCCTGTCTCGGGGTATACTTACATGGTAAATGCGGACTTTATATAAATAGAAATTTCCCACACAGAGGTAATATTGCTTCTGAAATTGCCAACTCACTTCCCCAAGTACTTAAGGAGGAATTATGCTAA
- a CDS encoding DUF3536 domain-containing protein, with protein MSGKFLCIHGHFYQPPREDPWLDMIFPEGSAAPFRHWNERICRESYGPLAWSRRMGDKGIFDITNCYEWMSFNVGPTLFSWIERAEPGLYEKIIEADAKSLKRWGHGNAIAQIYHHVIMPLASELDKEAEVAWAIADFESRFMRKPEGMWLSETACNTASLEALAKQGIVYTLLAPRQAEAVSELNSDDWIQIDEGSLNIKEPYLVELPSGKTISVFFYDGGLSQAVAFEGLLKNGDSFWNKLSGASGEGLLSIGTDGETYGHHFEFGEMALAYVLSQGTIGRDDINLTNYGAYLEKNPPTRKVKIRENSSWSCYHGVERWRSDCGCCTGGHNGWNQQWRMPLRDGLNEIKTLMDKHFFAAGEIVFNDPRTALVEYGKVLSGTLSQDDFFKLYFKCNENSSQANLGWKLLSMQKWALSSFASCGWFFDDLARLEPLNDMSFALRAIEIAESTGLIGLEEKFLQIIARAKSNEERYGSGADLWKSKIKLQSETPGSLIAQGLVRLSAEGAFPVPDEEGRVDWPGASVSIRLEGNGRSCLRGQAEIKWNLESAVTAYKWEWTKESNLISGNVKVDGVKTGYKEIFNLDQLSWKKRQSLSMAWVKRVSDNSWDRKLLPVVEYGPDIFIEFEDYQTTQIWSQKWKELWAPLVWTYLFTDVSACDDFIAFIKGTGRDHPDNDALIYRISTTLCDMLNKNVLAAEKISNVLLKSKNIELPLNTWKLQNCYWDKVQNGFSHKELSEQLGFDL; from the coding sequence ATGTCTGGGAAATTTTTATGCATTCATGGGCATTTTTATCAGCCACCCCGTGAAGACCCTTGGCTGGATATGATCTTTCCGGAAGGTAGTGCGGCTCCTTTCAGACATTGGAACGAGCGAATCTGTCGCGAAAGTTATGGTCCGTTAGCTTGGTCCAGACGAATGGGCGATAAAGGTATTTTCGACATAACTAATTGTTATGAATGGATGAGTTTTAATGTTGGACCGACCCTTTTCAGCTGGATTGAGCGTGCAGAACCGGGACTCTATGAAAAAATCATAGAAGCTGATGCAAAAAGCCTTAAACGTTGGGGGCATGGAAATGCTATCGCTCAAATTTATCATCACGTGATCATGCCGCTTGCTTCAGAATTAGATAAAGAAGCAGAAGTTGCATGGGCTATAGCAGACTTTGAATCTAGATTTATGCGTAAACCTGAAGGTATGTGGCTTTCAGAAACAGCGTGCAATACAGCTTCGCTTGAGGCTTTGGCTAAACAGGGGATTGTCTACACTTTGCTTGCACCGCGTCAGGCAGAAGCCGTTTCTGAGCTTAATTCTGATGATTGGATTCAGATTGATGAAGGTTCACTCAACATTAAGGAACCTTATCTGGTAGAGCTTCCGTCAGGAAAAACTATATCTGTATTTTTCTATGATGGCGGATTGTCACAGGCTGTTGCATTTGAAGGGCTACTCAAGAATGGCGACAGTTTTTGGAACAAACTTTCCGGTGCTTCAGGTGAAGGGTTACTTTCAATCGGCACAGACGGGGAGACCTACGGTCATCATTTCGAATTCGGAGAAATGGCTCTTGCTTACGTTTTATCGCAAGGAACTATAGGCCGCGACGACATCAATCTCACTAACTACGGGGCGTACCTTGAGAAGAACCCGCCTACACGAAAAGTGAAAATTCGTGAAAATTCCTCATGGAGCTGCTATCATGGAGTCGAAAGATGGCGTTCAGATTGCGGCTGTTGCACAGGTGGTCATAACGGATGGAATCAGCAGTGGAGAATGCCTCTTAGGGATGGTTTGAATGAAATAAAAACACTGATGGATAAACATTTTTTTGCTGCCGGTGAAATTGTTTTCAATGATCCTCGCACGGCATTAGTTGAGTATGGTAAAGTGCTTAGCGGAACTTTGAGTCAAGACGATTTCTTCAAGCTTTACTTTAAGTGTAATGAAAATTCATCTCAAGCAAATTTGGGGTGGAAATTGCTATCTATGCAGAAATGGGCTTTGTCCTCATTTGCCAGTTGTGGATGGTTTTTTGATGATCTAGCCAGACTTGAACCGTTAAATGATATGTCGTTTGCTCTAAGAGCTATCGAGATCGCTGAAAGTACAGGGCTGATCGGTCTTGAAGAAAAGTTTTTACAGATCATAGCCAGAGCCAAATCTAATGAAGAAAGATACGGTTCCGGCGCAGATCTTTGGAAAAGTAAAATTAAATTACAAAGTGAGACTCCTGGAAGTTTGATAGCGCAGGGTCTTGTAAGGCTTTCCGCAGAAGGAGCCTTCCCCGTCCCGGATGAAGAAGGGCGTGTAGATTGGCCTGGAGCGTCTGTGTCAATCAGACTCGAAGGCAATGGCAGATCATGTTTGCGAGGGCAAGCTGAAATAAAGTGGAATCTTGAATCGGCTGTAACTGCTTATAAATGGGAATGGACCAAGGAATCCAACTTAATATCCGGGAATGTTAAAGTTGACGGGGTAAAGACCGGATATAAAGAAATATTTAATCTTGATCAATTATCATGGAAAAAAAGGCAATCTCTTTCAATGGCTTGGGTAAAAAGAGTTTCTGACAACAGTTGGGACAGAAAGTTGTTACCTGTCGTTGAGTACGGACCGGATATTTTTATTGAATTTGAAGATTATCAAACGACCCAAATATGGTCCCAAAAATGGAAAGAGCTTTGGGCTCCACTTGTCTGGACATATCTGTTTACTGATGTTTCAGCATGTGATGATTTCATAGCATTTATTAAAGGAACAGGCCGCGATCATCCTGATAATGATGCTTTGATTTATCGTATATCAACAACTCTTTGCGATATGCTGAATAAAAATGTGCTCGCTGCTGAAAAAATCAGCAATGTGTTATTAAAGTCGAAAAACATTGAACTTCCGCTGAATACATGGAAACTCCAAAATTGCTACTGGGATAAAGTACAAAATGGGTTTTCACATAAAGAATTGAGTGAACAGTTAGGATTTGATTTGTAA
- a CDS encoding DUF493 family protein: protein MEESIKNFKRVLEEHHEWPCEYTFKFIVPSKSLGELKSLLEGIAHSEKDSKTGKYTSVTATVTADCSDFILNLYQKAATIEGLISL from the coding sequence ATGGAAGAATCAATTAAAAATTTTAAAAGAGTTCTTGAAGAACATCATGAATGGCCTTGTGAATACACCTTTAAATTTATCGTTCCTTCAAAATCACTTGGCGAACTTAAAAGCCTTCTTGAAGGAATTGCTCATTCTGAAAAAGACTCGAAAACAGGTAAATACACCAGTGTTACTGCGACTGTTACCGCAGACTGCTCAGACTTCATTCTCAATTTATATCAAAAAGCCGCAACCATTGAAGGGCTTATTTCGCTATAA
- a CDS encoding holo-[acyl-carrier-protein] synthase gives MIVGLGIDITELDRIKSSLEKFGERFMKTFLTENEIKLVPEVNYVQHLAARFAAKEAAVKALGTGFSEGITFKNIEIFNLKSGGPELKFNGKGLERSLELGVESVLISITHGRDTAAAVVILEK, from the coding sequence ATGATAGTAGGCTTAGGCATTGATATCACGGAACTTGACCGCATAAAAAGCTCGCTGGAAAAATTCGGCGAGCGTTTTATGAAGACTTTCCTTACTGAAAATGAAATAAAATTAGTTCCCGAAGTAAACTATGTCCAACATCTTGCTGCACGGTTTGCCGCAAAGGAAGCCGCTGTAAAAGCACTTGGAACCGGTTTTTCCGAAGGTATTACCTTCAAAAACATCGAGATATTCAATCTTAAATCAGGTGGACCTGAGCTTAAATTTAATGGCAAAGGGCTTGAGCGTTCCCTTGAATTAGGTGTAGAGAGTGTACTCATCTCAATAACTCATGGACGGGACACCGCTGCTGCTGTCGTAATTCTTGAGAAATAA